The genomic window CCTTCTGCTTCGCTGTGTGACCTGAGGGCCACCACTCATCCCCGAAAGCAAAGGTGACCCTGGGAGGCATCTTGCAAAGCCTGCGGGGCCCCATGAGTGGCCAACCGGCCTGGGTCCCTTCTCAGTCCTACATCACCTCTCTGGACTGTCCTTCTCCACTCTGCCCACGACAAGACCTTGAAAAGGACTGAGCCCCAAGGACCCACGGCCCTGAGCAGGGCTGAAGCACATCAGCCCAAGGACCAAGCCAGGCTACCGCAAAGCCGTCCACACTGAGCTCACAGCCGTAGCTTTTAGCAGCGGTTGTGCCTGCCCGCTCAGGATTGTCCCCGGGGGCCTCTGTGGtcagagtggggagggggccgTGGGGGGAGCCGAAGGCAAGTGCCCCTGCTGGGCAGGTCCAGAACACGCCTCACCTGATGGGCTGTCCTCGGTCGTATGACTTCCTCCGGGTCAGGGGGGACGTCTCTGAGCCTCGAGACTGCCGGGGGCTGGAACGGAAGGTCAGTGAGGCCAGACCCCCCAGCCATGCCcgcgcccccccctccccagcctggcatccTCCTTACAAGGTGCtccctctggtgggcaggctGATGGTCCGCGAGACCTTGTCCCGGTAGTAGGGGTCTCGGACGGAGAAGCCCACCCCGTCCTCTTTGATCTCCACGAGGGAGGCCAGCGACTTGGTGATGTTTTTGGTGGAGGCGTCCAGCGGGGGCCCCAGGCACTCGGCCGACACCGCCTTCATTTGGGCGGACAGCTTGGGCTCACCCTGGGACAGGAAGGACGGGGTAGGCCATCCTGCTTGAACACGACGGCCCAGGATagggagctgggggcggggggggagtcCCATGGGGCAAAGTGCCATCAGAGGAGCCGGGGGAGGGCCAGGCTGACATCATCCAGACGCCGTCTCCTAAGGCTTCTGGAGCATCCGAATCAGCAGGGATGCCTGTTGTGCACTGGTTCAGACTTTGCAAACACAAGGCCCAGCCTGGCCTCTTCGCTGCGCCCCAGTGAGTCTGCTCCCCCAGAAGCTGTGCTCAAGTCAGGGTTCTGCCTGCAGGGCGTCCCCTCAACTCTAGTGAGTCCTGTTCCCCGGTTCCGTCTCATCTAGGAACTGCTCCCTCCCTGTTGCGTCAGTAGTTCACACACAAGACGACTAGACACCCAGAGTTACTCTTTGACTCAGAGCGGGAGGCAGGGCCGTGGGTGGGGCGGAGGGAGATTTCTGAAAGCGGGGCCTCGGGTGACGGTGACGTCACTCCACCCACATAAAAGAATGGGCTCTGGCAGGTCACccgtctgcccccaccccccattccagGTTAGACCCTCCCTGGCACGTGCATCCCAGCTGGAGGCAATGCTGGGTTGGGGCCGGGGGTGAGGGCAGGGCCACAGGAAGGTGGGGAGCAGGCTgcgggtgggtgtgggggggtgcacCTTGAACTTGAAGTCATCGTGGCTGGTGGAACCTTTCATGGTGAAGGACTGGGAGAAGCTAAGGAAGAAGCAAGGGGGGTCAGGGTGCTGACAGCCCGTGTCCGGGCTCCCCTGGGCCCTCCGGGAACCCCtcgccccagccccaggcaggcgCTGCGGACCTGCCCCTCCACGCCCCACCTGGAAACGTGTGCATACTCACCTGCCCTCAGAGAACTCAGACACCTCCTCATCTGTGCTGGCATAGCCGTTCTCTGCAGGGGAGGGGGCCGAGTGAGGGGCACGGGAGGGCTGtggcctcctgcccacccccaccctccggGATCGGCCTccacagggaggcagggagccctggcccccaccccgTACCCTGCTGTACGTTGTGGATGAGAGCCTGCAGCTCGGGGTGCGCCTCGGCCTTCTCCCGCAGGGCGTCCAGGAGCAGGTGGTTCTGGGAGGAGCCGGCTATGTCTGTCTGCCTCAGCCGGCCCTCCAGCAGCCGGATCTGGGCCTCCTTCTGTGCCACCTGCAgcccctgagggcagggagcGAGGCCTGGGGTCACACTTCTCGGCCCGGGCAGCGGGGACCCCATCACGGCCCTCGCAGAATCTGCTCCCTAAGGAGGCCTGAGGGGCTCCCCGCCAGCTCCCAAGCCTGAGAGGTACCCTTGCCCCTTAACGTGCCCCACATCCACGCCCTGGGACACGCTCCCCGTTACGGGCTGAATCGTGTCCCCAGAAGGCACGTGTTGACGCTGTCATACCCAGGACCTCAAAATGTGACCGGATTAGGAGGTGGGGTCTTTAAGAGATGATCAAGTTACAGTGAAGTCtctagggtgggccctaatccccGTGGAAGgagatcaggacacagacacacccaggggGGGATGAGCACGTGAAAGGAGAGGCAGCGTCTACCACCAAGGACAGAGGAGGACAGCCTGCCTGCACCCTGATCTCGGACCCCCACCGCCAGGCCTGGGAGAGCAGAGGCCATGGATGCTGGTTATGGCGACTCCAGCATAGGAACACCTGAGCCTCTGAGCCTCAAAGCAGAGCTGAGAGCTCCCTGGGGGCGGGTGAGGGGTCAAGGCGGCCAGTCTCCTGACCCTTCCCGGAGCTGCCCTGCAGGCAGTGGGGTCCTCGAAGAACATGGGGCCCCTGGGGGAAGGAAGCCACTGTGTGACCAGCTCTCTGTCGGGGACAGGAACCCAAGACAGGCCACAGGACCTGTCCCAGCACAAAACCCCAGCCCCCGGGGGAAGcatgtccatctgtccatctgtctgctCCTGCATCCCCActggacacacatacacacagggcTCCCTCCACCTCCAAGACTCAGGCCCGGCCCTGCTACGCATGGGTCACCCCCGACACCAGGGTCACCCCTGGTAGAGACCTTGTTATGAGCTGGGAGCCATGCCAAGCCCCTCGCTGCACCACCCCAGCTTTACAGCTTCAGAGTCGGGCAGGGAGGGTGGCAGCTGGCTCTCTCCTGGGATTGATGCAGTACAGCCAGGCCGCGCGTGTACTGAGCCTCCAGGGCAAGTCACAGAGGCTTAGTGCTGCAGGGCTGGCCAGGAGGTGAGAGGCTGGCGCACCTTGTCAATGGATGCCTTGAGGAAGTTGTCCAGCAGGAGGCGCGCCTCGGCCAGGGAGCAGGAGCTGATAACCACCGAGGTGTCCGTGGAGTCCAACTCCTCCTGgatcaggggtgggggtggggggcaaagagCCCGCATCACCGGGGCTGCCCCACCGCCCAGGTGCCCCTCCCACCTCGCTGCCCGGCCCCAAGGGCACCTTGGTCTCCTCTAGCTGCACGATGGTGGCCTGGCAGTCGCCGATGCTGTCGTTGATGTAGTCAATGTTAGCTGCCAGCACCTCGATCTCCTCTGCCAGCTCCTGcagccccttctcctcctccgGGCTCTCAGCCTGCAGCCGCTCCCGCTTCCTCCGCAGCGCCTCCTGCAGGAGGAACAGCTCCTCCCTTTtctgggggatggagggggcTTCAGGCTGCAGCTCCtgaagggagcagggcagggggcggggaacAGAGCCAGGAACTGGGAGGGTGGCAGGGAAGGGCGCACCTTGATGAGTCGCTCCATGTCAGCTTCCAGATTGACAATGGTCATTCTCTGCATGACAATGTCAATGATCCTTCGTTCCAGGGACTGCCACTTGAGCCTGGCGGCCTTGCTGAAGCTCTGGCTGGCCCCCTTCTTCTGGAACTTCTTTCTGAGGGCAGAGGCAAAGGGCCAGGCAGGACCACGCTCAGCCTCTGCAGCTGCATGGAGCCCCCCCTGTCCCGAGCCAACCCTGAACTTGCCTCTCGCACGTCTGCCCCTCCCCGCCTGCACAGACCACCTCACCTGGCAGGGCGAGTGCCCGGCCCAGTGGGCGAGGGGTGGTTCCCCGAGAAGTGGCTGATCTTGCGGTCCCACTGACGCACAATGCTGGAGACGGAGCGGGCCCCTGACTCGGCCTCAGACGAGGTGGTGCTGGCCGACACCTCAGCCCCCGAGTCCAGCATGGGTGGCTTCAGTGCCGCTCGGCCTGCCACCCGCTCAGACATGGGCTTGGCCAGGCGCCTCAGTGCAGACACCTGAGGGCCCAGAGGAGAGGGTCCAGTGGGCAGGGCGCCCCCTGAGCCATGCAAAGGCTCAGCTTGGGGGTGCCAGGCTGGGAGAGGACAGAGGCCACTCTGTCCTAACCTGGGTTTGGCACTGAGAAAGGGCCACGGGTCTGGTTGGGATGACACGAGAGACTCcacatcttttgtttgtttgtttgctttttaaagccacacctgcggcatatggaagatcccgggCCACCAagctagaggttaaattggagctgcagctgctggtctacaccccgGCCACAGCAAAGtgatgagccacatctgcaacctaaggtatagctcacggcaacagtgggtccttaacccactgagcaaggtcaggatccTCATGGAAACAACGTGTggcccttaaccccctgagccacaacaggaactcctccccctctttttattttatttaaaaaaaatttttttgtctttttgcctttttctagggctgcacccacagcatatggaggttcctgggctaggagtctaatcagagctgtagccactggcctatgccagagccacagcaactcaggatccgagccatgtctgcaacctacaccacagctcacaggcaacgccggatccttaacccactgagcgaggccaggaatcgaacctgcaacctcatggttcctagtcggattcgctaaccactgaggcacgacaggaactcctcctccccctcttttttaaaataaacacctcAGGCTTTAGACCAGAGCCTGCAGCCTGCCCCCAGCCTTGGCTTTCTTGCCAGGGTCACCCAAATCCAGCACGTAGTGAGGGGGACCCAGGCCACAGGGGTGCTGCTCTCAGGATAGGGGGCTGTAGTGGGGGGCCCCGCTCACCTCCTGGGTTTTCCTCCTCAGGACTATCTCCTGCTGCCGCTTCTGTGACTCCAGAGCCCGGATCTGAAACTGTGGGTGGGAGAAGAGGTGGGGTTCACACTCGGGCCCTAAGCTGGTTCCGCCCGGGCTGGCCCTGGAGGAGAGTGCCTGGTTTGCAGGGAGAGCCTTGTGTGGCCGAAGCTCGCTGGTAAAGGGGACCCAGCGTTAGGTCCCAGAGGCTGGAGTGCAGGCCCCTTTCTGCACAAGGGCAGGTCTCTCGGCCTGGTCTCCCCACTGTGGGCGAGGGGCCCGGGGGCAGAGGGCTGGACCTGCTGGGGCCTCTCTGCAGGCCTAGAAGCTGCCCGTTCTGGTGCTGGCTTGCTGGTGGCTCAGAACATTGGGCGCCAAAGCCCACGTGGTCAGGAGGGGTGGCTGGGCTCAAGGGGACCTTCAAGGCCGCCCTCACCTCCTGTCGCCGCTGCTCCTTCTTGAGCTGCGCGATCTCCCGGTTCCTCTTGGTCTCCAccagccgccgccgctgctgctccTCCCGCATCTGCTTCATCAGGGCTACCTGGGACAGGCAGGGGCGACGGTGAGGCCGGGCCTGCGGGCAGGGAGGCTGGCATCCTGCTCTGAGGTCACCAGGCAGCGGAGACAGCCACCAGGCAGTACTGGCTCAAGAGTTTGGTCCCCACTTGTCCGTCCGCAGGATTTGCAGCTGCTGGACCTCCTGGGCCACCTCCAGAAAGGAGGGGCCTCACcgccagcccagccctgcaggtGCAATGGCTCTGCCAGGTCCAGCAGCAGCCACCACTGCTTGGAATGTCACAGTTTCTGGGGCCCTTCACCCAAAGCCTGGGTCCCGCCACTCTGGGATCAGCCCGAGTTGCTGGAGGCAAACAGTCCTGCTTGGAAGCACCAAGTCGTCTCCACCCTCAGCCGAGCCACTGACAGGCACACTCCCGACCAGATTCCCGGGATGACAGCAAAACCCGCGCTGTTTACGGAGACCACGCTACGCGGGGCCCTGTCCTCGTAATAACCACACAAAGTGTTACGACTCCTGTTTTATAAATCTGGGCTGAGCCTCAGAGAGACAAAAATGACTTGGAGTCATAAAACTAGTAATGGTGGCCAGACCCCGGCCCAAGTCGTTCACCTCGGAATCCAGCTCTCACCACATCCACAGGGATGGCCCCACAGCAGGTGGCCCAGCAGAGAGCCTGGAGCCCAGTTCTCGGAGGCCTGGCTGCAGGCACAGAAGGCACCATCGGGGTGGCCCAAGATGTCCCAGCACTGTGAGGAGTCACACTGCCCTGTggcacctgccccccaccctgaaGTCCTGGTGCCCAGGGCACAGAGCCCAAAGGGCACGGGGGTCAGACTCCCTTCCACGCCACGGTAGCACGAGCACCAGGCGAGGCTGTCCCTCTCCCGCCACTGAGGCCCCAGATACCCCAGGAATGTCACCAgcctgccccaggctgggaagggagggggaggggcgtgAAGGGGGCCTGGGCAGGTGGCTTCTCCCTCAGAAGAAaggctgtggggggtggggtggggggatagaGAGCTGGCGGGCCCCAGGCTGCTGGGCATTTGGGGTCCAGAAGGAATGTTCCCCCAAAGGCCTGGGATGGACTGGACGAGAGCCATCCAGGCCTTGGTTGGAAGTGGACCCAGTCCCTGCACACCGGGAGCGGCGTGCACTCCAAGCTGGCACCTCTCTTCCGGGGCCTGGCCAGAGGCTTCTTGGTTGGGAAAATGTCTTTCTGGACAAGCGCCCAACTGCCCAAGTCTGAATGTGGGGCTGAGCCCCTGCAGGTTGTCACAGGGGTGGCCTCAGATTGGCTGGGAACACTCTAGACAGTGAAGGCACAGTGCCCGAAGCCAGCGCGGTTCTGAGACCTGCAGAAGGCAGCACCTCTCTCCCCAGGACACCTCTGCAGTGTGGGGCCCGGCTCCTCAACTGCGGTGGGAGGCTCTCGGCACTGGCTCTCATGGCGGCATCTGATTAGCATCCCTGGCTGCTGCCCTCTGTCCACCCGAGAGAAACCCTGGACCCCTCCTAGGCACCTGGGATGGCAAGGGTACTCTTTTCAGCCTTTCCCAGGCAAACTAATTCACCAGGCAGAGCGGGGTCCTGGCTCTAGGGCCAGCAAGACGAGATTGAAACCTGGGACCACACAGGACCCTCTGTCCTTCCCATGCATCCTGGGCATTGCTATATTGTCCTTTCAGGCCATAGGAGGATCCTTGTCATAGGGCTCCAGAGTAGGGTCACCTCCTACTAAGATGACAGTTCACCAGCACTGGCCCGGGCCACCTCGAGAGGTGTTAGCCTCAAGGGAGACAGAGTGCGGATGCAGGCAGACCCCCAGAACTGCTACTGGAGCTGCAGTGTGCAAATCTCAACAGGGACGACCAAGGCCCCGTCTCTCCCTCCTACCGCCAGAGGGCGCCCGTGGACCCAACTCCCGAGTCCTGCAGCCTCGCCTCCGCATCTGCAAGAGGAGCGCGTCCAGGGCAAACAGGCTCCCTGGGGCCAGCACAGGCTTGCCAGGCTGAGCAAGACTGGCCGCCTCCACCCTGGCCTGGCTGATGGGCCCTGAGCTCCCAGCTCGGGCCTGGTTGGGGATAGAGGTTGCCCAGGGGAGGTGGCTGGCGTGACGGCTGAGAGTCCACCTCTCAGAATCTGGATCACCTCCCTCTGCTGCCTGCTGATCAACACCAGCCTAGCGGGCAGTGAGGACGCAGCTGTGATGGCATCCTTGCTCCCCTTTGTGGGGACTGTTCTCAGGGCCAGCCCTCTATGGCTCGCTGGGGTCCAGTCCAGGGCCTGGCTCAGGGCTGCGGGGAGCTGGGGCCAGGTCAGGACCAAGGACCAGGCAGACGACGGAGGATGTAGCGTGAGCACGGATCTGCGGGTCCAGAAGAGAATGAGGGCCCACCCGGAAGTGGAGGCAGACAGCAGATAGAGAAGCGAGTCTGAATCCCAGCGCTGCTCTACCAGGCAGGATTCACTCTCTGAGTCCCACTCTCCCAGGCACAAAGTGGGAGCACCACCCGGGCTTCTTTTTCCAGCTTCTCCTCCGGACtgaatgtggctgtggtgcagcgggactGGGCTAAAGCCACATCCGCACAGCAGTCACTACTACTGCTATTATTATGATTGGCAAAGGCAGCACAGAGGAGAGGCCTCACACACTGCACGTGGACGGGAGGCTACAGTGGAGGGGGCGGGGTCCTTGGGGACCTCACCTGCCCAGCTACAGGGTAAGGTGCTTTCACCACCGGCCCCCACCAGGACAACACACTGGCTGAGAGGACAGTGTCCAGGACCAGGACAGGGCTGAACCAGGCAATGTGTGTTAAGACGATCGCCCACGctgacagtaatttttttttttaacttattattttgtcttctgagggctgcccccgtggcatatggaggttcccaggctaggggtctaatccaagctgttgccgccggccttcaccacagccacagcaatgtcagatccgagccgcgtctctgacctacacctcagctcagggcaatgccggatcctggcaatgcgaggccagggatcgaacccacaacctcatggttcctagttggattcgtttctgctgcgcagagacgggaactccagacagttATTTTCGACATGGTAAGTGGGTCTAAGGAGACACCCCATTGCCCCATCCTCAGCCCCTCACTCCCACCTTGGCCTTCttcgccccggccccgcccccctaCTCACCTTGGCGCTACTCCAGCCCTGCCCGGCCCCCATCTTGGCCCCGCCCCCCGCTGTGGCCTCATTCATTGCCTGGGCCCTGCAGCCCCACGACTGCCTTCTTCCTCTCAGCGCAATCCTCCCCTCACCTTGACATCACTCCGCCTCTTGGCCCCACCCTCGGCCCCGCCCTCAGCTCCAACTTGGGGCTCAGCCTCCAGCCCCGCTGCCGGGGCCCCCACCTTGGCCTTCTTCATCTCGGCCACCTCGGCCTGCAGCTTCTTCAGCTCCCTCTCATAGCGAGACTGGTTCTTGAGCAGCCGCGCGTGCTCTTTCTGCGCGGCCTGTAGCTTCTGCAGGTCCCGGTTCATCTCCCGCAGCCTCTTCTCATAGTCCGCCTTGATCTTGTTGGCCTTCTCCTCCGTGTAGCACTCCATGGTACCTGCGCACAGCGGGCCGCGGTCGGTGACAGGTCCCCTGCCCCAGTGCcctgggtggctgtgggctcGGACAGGGGAGAGGCCTGGGCTCCAGGCGCACTGCGCGACCGCAGGGAGATACAGATTTGTAAATGGGACCCAAGGAAACACCCAAGGAGCGAATTCAGGGGGAAAAGAAGGCTGAGAGGTGTCATGTTCATATGCCTGGAGATAGGATTCTAATACCTAAggtgatgataaaaataatagcaataataaactGAAAACGTGGCCTAGGGTCTAGGTCTGGATACGAGAACTTTCTGTGGGTTGAAGAGCACAGTCAGGTCAGGGGCCCTGCCCAGAGGCCGAGGTAACCCTGTCACTACGCTCTTGGCCAGGAGGGGGTCTGGGGAAGAGACTGGGGGCGGAGCTTTGAGGGGGCGGAGCTTTGAGGGGCAGAGCTTTGGGGCGGGGCCTCACTGAGGTTCTGCAGCACACGGTCTCGCTCCAACTGCGTGTCCCGGATCTTGTTCTGCAACAGGATCAGCTTCTCCTCGTACTGGTGCTTGAGCGTCTGCAGCCGCCGCTGGCTGTTTTCGAGCTCGTCAATCAGCTTCTGCTTGATTTCGATCTCACAGGTCAGGTCGGCCAGGTCCGCCTGGTAGTTCACTTCTGTGGGAGCAGAGGCCCCGGCAGGGGTGAGGGGCGAGGAGGAGGGGATGGGACCTTCCCCGGGCCAGCCCTGACCAGCCAGTGGCCAATGGCGAGAGGGAATGACAGCCCACCGCGGGCAGGTGCTGCCAGGTGGGCGACACCTTTAAAGAGCAGCCCTGGAAGagcggggctgggctggggagctggTGTTCCTCGCACCCCCACTGAGCCCCAGAGGCAGAAGACCTGGGAgtcagcagggctggggagggaggggtttggggtggaggagggagaggacccAGAGGGGCCGACAGGACTCTGGGTCAGAGGTGGAAGCAGGGCAGAGCTGAGGGGCACCAATCCCATCATCTAGAGGACCAGCCAGACCcaggtccaccacacagctctgcacctgccacatgggctgtggggtggagtggggtgggcagCTTGTTCTTCGATGGCAGCAAAGGGAGGGGTCCCAACGCCTGTGCCcagggtggtggtgaggatggaGAGGGCTGGGCATGTGAAGGGTTCGGCTCAGTTCAATGCCGGGTATGTGGTGGGCGCTCAGTTCACTGCCAGCACCGCATCACTGCTGCTTCTGTTCTTACTGGTTTCATGCCTAACTCCGCCCCACATCCATTGCCCCGAGCCGGGTACCCCAGCCAGCAACACACACCCTTCTCCTCAGGGTCGGAGTCCGAGTCCACCAGGCTCTCCTCGCTGCCCGAgtcctcgtcctcgtcctcgcgcccctcctcctcctcacagcCGCTCTCCTCCCGCTCCTCGTCCTCCTGGGCACCAGGCACGTcaggaggatggggagagagatgggccttggtgggggggtgtgtgtctctgcccacctcccccacAGCCTGGGCAGAACCCCTCTAGGGGAGCCTCCTGCCCCCATCACCCACTCATTTGGGACGAGGGGCTGGAGGATGGACGTCACCATGGTGACCAGCCAGAGACCATGTATAAGAATCAACCGGCGGCTGACCACAGCCCTTCCCCGACCCCACACAAGAATGTCATGGGGGACTTCCACCCCAGTAGGGACATGGGGGTAGCATGGGGGGGGGTCCATGAGAGTCCTCACCTCCTCGGCCTCATTCTCATCAGTCTCCTCGCTGTTCTCCTGTTGGAGCTTTGCCCTCTTTTTGAAGGCTTCCTTCTCTGGGCTGCCCAGGAGCGAAGGGTGGGCAGGTTAGGGGACTAACCTGCCTTGAGTGTGTGGGTGAGGTGTGGTGGGGGGCacaggagagggtggggggacAGCAGTGTCTTGTCCCCAAGGCACGGGCCCGGGCTGGGCTCCAGCTCTGCAGGGATCCactgcttttctctctccccccgcACCCCCCGCACCCAGAATTAGCCATGGGTGGGCTCAGCCTCCCTCTCCTTGGAAAAGCAGAGCAGCAGAGACAGGTGGTGGCTTCTGCCCAAAACGAAGCCTCGCACAGGGCGGGTCCTGGGGGCCACCATGGGGACCTCCCCTCACCTCTTTCTCCGCTGCCTGACCTCCTTCTTCTTGAGTCGCTCCAGGTCCTGCTTGGCCCGGCGGATGACCTCAGAGGCATCCTCCATGGAGCTGGCCGGGGCGGCCGGGGATGCGCCCAGGGAGTAGGGGCCCCGGGCCGAGGCCCGTGAGAGACTCCGACGCAGGGACTCATTCATGGCCTCGCTCTCCAGGAGCTTGGTCCTGCagggggcatgggggtggggggcagggcgcAGGTGAGTGGCACTGCCTTGGGCACCCAGAGcccctggaggtggggtggggtgcaggtgAGCGGCGCTGCTTCAGgctcccagcccacccccccaccccccgccactgcCGGGGTGGGGCTCACTCACCGCAGCTCCTCTATCTCCCGGATGTAGTTCTGGATCAGAGCCCCAATGGCCTCGTTGCCATCACCTGAGCGGGACAGTTCAGAAAAGTACAGTGAAGACCTTGAGCCCCCCGCCGGTGACCCTGTGTCTGTGCCTCCAACAGAGCAGCAGGCGAGCCTCTTCCAGGAGGGACCCTCTATCAAAGAGGGGCTTGCctgaatgcacacacacaacagcGAGCCTGGAAACAAGCCCATGTCCCTTCATAGAGGCTGTTACGATAAATTATCCATCACCATCACATAAGGAACCCTTGGGAGGCTTAAGGGAATGAAGAAGGCTTGTGTGTTTTACTACAGAAGGATCCATACAGCGGAATAACACCAAGTGAAAAGATACGTCCTAGGATGACACATATGATCGCatttgcagagaaagaaaaggagcgCTGGCCTGCTGCCCACTCACCAGCCTTGGCCAGAAGCAGGTTGGCCTCCTGGCTCATGAGATGGGTGACGCGGCTGTTGATGGCATCAATGGCTTCCTGCATGGCCTTCACCCGCAGGCGCAGTGCCCCGTTCTCCTTCTGCAGCATGGCGTTCTCCTGGAACAGGTCACTGTAGCCCTCGGTGCCGTCCTCCCCGATC from Phacochoerus africanus isolate WHEZ1 chromosome 12, ROS_Pafr_v1, whole genome shotgun sequence includes these protein-coding regions:
- the KIF21B gene encoding kinesin-like protein KIF21B isoform X2 translates to MAGQGDCCVKVAVRIRPQLSKEKIEGCHICTSVTPGEPQVLLGKDKAFTYDFVFDLDTWQERVYSTCVSKLVEGCFEGYNATVLAYGQTGAGKTYTMGTGFDMATSEEEQGIIPRAIAHLFGGIAERKRRAQEQGVAGPEFKVSAQFLELYNEEILDLFDSARDPDARHRRSNIKIHEDANGGIYTTGVTARLISSQEELIQCLKQGALSRTTASTQMNVQSSRSHAIFTIHVCQMRLCARPDLVNESGLPEGTASAGEYETLTAKFHFVDLAGSERLKRTGATGERAKEGISINCGLLALGNVISALGDQSKKVVHVPYRDSKLTRLLQDSLGGNSQTIMIACVSPSDRDFMETLNTLKYANRARNIKNKVVVNQDKTSQQISALRAEIARLQMELMEYKAGKRVIGEDGTEGYSDLFQENAMLQKENGALRLRVKAMQEAIDAINSRVTHLMSQEANLLLAKAGDGNEAIGALIQNYIREIEELRTKLLESEAMNESLRRSLSRASARGPYSLGASPAAPASSMEDASEVIRRAKQDLERLKKKEVRQRRKSPEKEAFKKRAKLQQENSEETDENEAEEEDEEREESGCEEEEGREDEDEDSGSEESLVDSDSDPEEKEVNYQADLADLTCEIEIKQKLIDELENSQRRLQTLKHQYEEKLILLQNKIRDTQLERDRVLQNLSTMECYTEEKANKIKADYEKRLREMNRDLQKLQAAQKEHARLLKNQSRYERELKKLQAEVAEMKKAKVALMKQMREEQQRRRLVETKRNREIAQLKKEQRRQEFQIRALESQKRQQEIVLRRKTQEVSALRRLAKPMSERVAGRAALKPPMLDSGAEVSASTTSSEAESGARSVSSIVRQWDRKISHFSGNHPSPTGPGTRPARKKFQKKGASQSFSKAARLKWQSLERRIIDIVMQRMTIVNLEADMERLIKKREELFLLQEALRRKRERLQAESPEEEKGLQELAEEIEVLAANIDYINDSIGDCQATIVQLEETKEELDSTDTSVVISSCSLAEARLLLDNFLKASIDKGLQVAQKEAQIRLLEGRLRQTDIAGSSQNHLLLDALREKAEAHPELQALIHNVQQENGYASTDEEVSEFSEGSFSQSFTMKGSTSHDDFKFKGEPKLSAQMKAVSAECLGPPLDASTKNITKSLASLVEIKEDGVGFSVRDPYYRDKVSRTISLPTRGSTFPRQSRGSETSPLTRRKSYDRGQPIRSTDVGFTPPSSPPTRPRNDRNVFSRLTSNQSQGSALDKGVITPVGGAKGARTAPLQCVSMAEGHTKPILCLDATDELLFTGSKDRSCKMWNLVTGQEIAALKGHPNNVVSIKYCSHSGLVFSVSTSYIKVWDIRDSAKCIRTLTSSGQVVSGDACAAASTRTITSAQGEHQINQIALSPSGTMLYAASGNAVRIWELSRFQPIGKLTGHIGPVMCLTVTQTASQHDLVVTGSKDHYVKMFELGECVTGTISPTHNFEPPHYDGIECLAIQGDILFSGSRDNGIKKWDLEQQELMQQIPTAHKDWVCALAFVPGRPMLLSACRAGVIKVWNVDNFTPIGEIKGHDSPINAICTNARHIFTASSDCRVKLWNYVPGLTPCLPRRVLAIKGRATTLP
- the KIF21B gene encoding kinesin-like protein KIF21B isoform X3 yields the protein MAGQGDCCVKVAVRIRPQLSKEKIEGCHICTSVTPGEPQVLLGKDKAFTYDFVFDLDTWQERVYSTCVSKLVEGCFEGYNATVLAYGQTGAGKTYTMGTGFDMATSEEEQGIIPRAIAHLFGGIAERKRRAQEQGVAGPEFKVSAQFLELYNEEILDLFDSARDPDARHRRSNIKIHEDANGGIYTTGVTARLISSQEELIQCLKQGALSRTTASTQMNVQSSRSHAIFTIHVCQMRLCARPDLVNESGLPEGTASAGEYETLTAKFHFVDLAGSERLKRTGATGERAKEGISINCGLLALGNVISALGDQSKKVVHVPYRDSKLTRLLQDSLGGNSQTIMIACVSPSDRDFMETLNTLKYANRARNIKNKVVVNQDKTSQQISALRAEIARLQMELMEYKAGKRVIGEDGTEGYSDLFQENAMLQKENGALRLRVKAMQEAIDAINSRVTHLMSQEANLLLAKAGDGNEAIGALIQNYIREIEELRTKLLESEAMNESLRRSLSRASARGPYSLGASPAAPASSMEDASEVIRRAKQDLERLKKKEVRQRRKSPEKEAFKKRAKLQQENSEETDENEAEEEDEEREESGCEEEEGREDEDEDSGSEESLVDSDSDPEEKEVNYQADLADLTCEIEIKQKLIDELENSQRRLQTLKHQYEEKLILLQNKIRDTQLERDRVLQNLSTMECYTEEKANKIKADYEKRLREMNRDLQKLQAAQKEHARLLKNQSRYERELKKLQAEVAEMKKAKVALMKQMREEQQRRRLVETKRNREIAQLKKEQRRQEFQIRALESQKRQQEIVLRRKTQEVSALRRLAKPMSERVAGRAALKPPMLDSGAEVSASTTSSEAESGARSVSSIVRQWDRKISHFSGNHPSPTGPGTRPARKKFQKKGASQSFSKAARLKWQSLERRIIDIVMQRMTIVNLEADMERLIKKREELFLLQEALRRKRERLQAESPEEEKGLQELAEEIEVLAANIDYINDSIGDCQATIVQLEETKEELDSTDTSVVISSCSLAEARLLLDNFLKASIDKGLQVAQKEAQIRLLEGRLRQTDIAGSSQNHLLLDALREKAEAHPELQALIHNVQQENGYASTDEEVSEFSEGSFSQSFTMKGSTSHDDFKFKGEPKLSAQMKAVSAECLGPPLDASTKNITKSLASLVEIKEDGVGFSVRDPYYRDKVSRTISLPTRGSTFPRQSRGSETSPLTRRKSYDRGQPIRSTDVGFTPPSSPPTRPRNDRNVFSRLTSNQSQGSALDKSDDSDSSLSEVLRGVITPVGGAKGARTAPLQCVSMAEGHTKPILCLDATDELLFTGSKDRSCKMWNLVTGQEIAALKGHPNNVVSIKYCSHSGLVFSVSTSYIKVWDIRDSAKCIRTLTSSGQVVSGDACAAASTRTITSAQGEHQINQIALSPSGTMLYAASGNAVRIWELSRFQPIGKLTGHIGPVMCLTVTQTASQHDLVVTGSKDHYVKMFELGECVTGTISPTHNFEPPHYDGIECLAIQGDILFSGSRDNGIKKWDLEQQELMQQIPTAHKDWVCALAFVPGRPMLLSACRAGVIKVWNVDNFTPIGEIKGHDSPINAICTNARHIFTASSDLTVKFWSARRLPSGST